A window of Pirellulales bacterium contains these coding sequences:
- a CDS encoding SgcJ/EcaC family oxidoreductase, which produces MQVRVLGLLVLVGLVVAGIGAANTLQAQRNAPAAKGVAGKAAKAATEVADAAKSAAATAAAPATDFLANLDAAVVEEVRKGMAQTEAAFNAGNVDALISGFIPEGEYIDENGTVYQGAAEIKALLTSFFAKYPGSKLSVNLESLRFVGPVAIEEGVRTITSKDDSTSTQLRFIAVRYKTPQGWQLVSLRDFSDDIPTPHDYLQPLAWLVGDWVNEGSDARVKINYRWSADGNFLLGEYDVQRDGVAVMNSTHRIGWDPVAGKIRSWLFDSDGGFGEGHWTQVGEEWVVKSTATLPDGQTGSATLEFVPLEPTRFVIRGTDRLAGNERQPDFEFAIVKQAPQPQSGK; this is translated from the coding sequence ATGCAAGTGCGAGTGTTGGGTTTACTGGTGCTAGTCGGCCTGGTTGTGGCGGGAATCGGTGCGGCAAATACGTTGCAGGCCCAAAGAAACGCTCCCGCCGCCAAGGGTGTGGCAGGCAAAGCAGCCAAGGCAGCCACAGAAGTTGCTGACGCGGCCAAGTCCGCCGCCGCCACTGCCGCCGCCCCAGCCACGGACTTTTTAGCAAATCTGGATGCCGCCGTGGTGGAAGAAGTCCGCAAAGGCATGGCCCAAACCGAAGCCGCATTCAATGCCGGAAATGTGGATGCGCTGATCAGCGGTTTTATTCCTGAAGGGGAATATATTGACGAGAACGGCACGGTCTATCAAGGAGCGGCGGAAATCAAAGCCCTACTCACCTCGTTTTTTGCAAAGTATCCCGGCTCAAAACTAAGCGTCAACCTGGAATCACTCCGTTTTGTGGGTCCCGTGGCAATCGAAGAGGGGGTCCGCACGATCACCAGCAAAGACGATTCCACCAGCACCCAACTTCGTTTTATCGCGGTGCGGTATAAAACTCCCCAGGGCTGGCAATTGGTTTCCTTGCGTGATTTTAGCGATGACATTCCCACGCCCCATGATTATTTGCAGCCATTAGCCTGGCTGGTGGGCGATTGGGTCAACGAAGGTTCCGATGCTCGAGTCAAAATCAATTATCGCTGGTCGGCGGACGGCAATTTTTTACTCGGTGAATATGACGTGCAGCGGGATGGCGTGGCGGTGATGAATAGCACGCATCGAATCGGTTGGGATCCCGTGGCGGGCAAGATCCGCTCGTGGCTGTTTGATTCGGACGGCGGCTTTGGCGAAGGTCACTGGACCCAAGTCGGCGAGGAATGGGTTGTTAAATCGACAGCCACCCTGCCGGATGGTCAAACAGGGTCCGCAACCCTGGAATTTGTCCCGCTAGAACCAACCCGTTTTGTAATACGGGGGACGGATCGCCTGGCCGGCAACGAACGCCAGCCCGATTTTGAATTTGCTATTGTCAAACAAGCTCCCCAACCCCAATCGGGCAAGTAA
- a CDS encoding phage holin family protein produces the protein MDTVPVRQQIGHTLQKSGELWKLQIRHFIAEFAAAKSGLALGAGLMVVAVVLMLLVLFLAAACGVVALLQADFSLLQSLGIITVTVLIMGVLAGLMAWTLIQSGVKRFAMPFQELKINLECIRDQLMLISGINSHEATSPRES, from the coding sequence ATGGACACTGTCCCCGTAAGGCAACAAATTGGCCATACTTTACAAAAGTCCGGTGAATTGTGGAAATTGCAAATTCGGCATTTCATTGCTGAATTTGCCGCCGCTAAAAGCGGCTTGGCCCTTGGCGCGGGATTGATGGTGGTCGCTGTGGTCCTCATGCTATTAGTTTTGTTTTTGGCGGCGGCGTGCGGTGTCGTGGCCTTGCTTCAAGCCGACTTCTCGCTTTTGCAGTCTTTGGGCATCATTACCGTGACTGTATTAATCATGGGCGTGTTGGCCGGCCTTATGGCCTGGACCTTGATTCAGTCCGGAGTCAAACGGTTTGCGATGCCATTTCAAGAGTTAAAAATCAACCTCGAATGCATCCGAGATCAATTGATGCTAATTTCCGGGATCAACTCTCACGAGGCTACTTCCCCGCGGGAGAGTTGA
- a CDS encoding arylsulfatase: MRTYCFTCGFLLACVFAGSFSGWYGSRLWNDAQAQNAAASAPAGRQLPQPDPTFQGKIAETVPNSTASFPLPLRAKPGSPNVLIILLDDVGFGMCSTFGGPVPTPNMDKLAANGLKYTRFHTTALCSPTRGALLAGRNHHSIGTGVIIEMGTGFPGYTGIIPRSTALVSQILRDNGYATSMFGKWHNTPEPDISPAGPFDRWPTGLGFEYFYGFNQGETHQYYPTLYRNTVPVPQPKSPEQGYHFTADMTDEAIAWTRNVRAADRSKPWFCYFSTGAAHAPHHAPPEWREKFKGKFDHGWDKQRELTHAQQLKLGIIPSGTQLTPRPREIPSWESQSPEAQTVYLRLMENYAGFMAHTDHHVGRLIDSLEASGELENTLVFYMVGDNGPSAEGGLEGTFSELASLLGIQLGLQSTIQRLDEIGGPKSEPHVPVGWAWAMASPFQWTKQVASHFGGTRNPLIVHWPKGIKAKGETRTQFHHVIDVVPTILEACQIVEPKTVNGIPQKPIEGISMLYSFDGAKEKDRRTTQYFEMFTNRAIYHEGWVACSRFGVPWVTAGRDGDFLNVPWELYHVDQDFSQANNLAAQEPARLKELQAVFVAEAMKYDVFPLDARKSERLDPKLRIAGTPPTEWTYFGNNVWLPEPIGPQIFPRPHTITAKLIIPEGGAEGVVACAGAFSAGWSLYVKDGRPHFRYTLFELADLTISGEKELSPGPVTLRTEFIPAGAPTGGGKLRLFVNEHPVGEGVLKRTSFRHGLEPFELGRDSITSVDPAYADRGKFEFTGTIEEVKFELKK, encoded by the coding sequence ATGCGCACTTATTGCTTCACTTGTGGTTTTCTCTTGGCGTGTGTTTTTGCGGGCTCATTTTCTGGCTGGTATGGAAGCCGCCTGTGGAACGACGCCCAGGCCCAGAATGCGGCAGCGTCAGCCCCGGCTGGCCGGCAACTTCCGCAGCCCGACCCAACGTTTCAAGGCAAAATTGCCGAAACTGTTCCCAATTCAACTGCCAGCTTTCCCCTGCCCCTGCGGGCCAAGCCAGGCTCCCCCAATGTGCTGATTATCCTGCTCGATGATGTGGGTTTTGGGATGTGTTCGACATTTGGCGGACCGGTGCCAACGCCTAACATGGATAAATTGGCCGCAAATGGCCTAAAATACACGCGGTTTCACACGACCGCGCTTTGCAGTCCGACCCGCGGCGCGCTCTTGGCCGGGCGAAATCATCATAGCATCGGCACGGGGGTAATCATCGAGATGGGGACCGGCTTTCCGGGTTACACGGGGATCATTCCCCGCAGCACCGCGCTGGTCTCGCAAATCTTGCGCGATAATGGCTACGCCACCAGCATGTTCGGCAAATGGCATAACACGCCCGAACCAGACATCAGCCCCGCCGGACCATTCGACCGCTGGCCTACGGGATTGGGCTTTGAATACTTTTACGGATTTAACCAAGGCGAAACCCACCAATACTATCCCACCCTGTATCGCAACACCGTGCCGGTGCCCCAACCCAAATCGCCAGAACAGGGGTATCACTTTACTGCCGACATGACAGACGAAGCGATTGCCTGGACCCGCAATGTTCGTGCGGCTGACCGCAGCAAACCGTGGTTCTGCTACTTTAGCACGGGTGCCGCCCACGCTCCGCATCACGCGCCGCCAGAGTGGCGGGAAAAATTCAAAGGAAAATTCGACCACGGTTGGGACAAACAGCGCGAACTGACTCACGCCCAGCAATTAAAACTGGGGATCATCCCCTCCGGGACACAACTAACCCCCCGCCCACGGGAAATTCCTTCTTGGGAAAGCCAATCCCCCGAGGCTCAGACCGTTTATCTGCGCCTGATGGAAAATTACGCGGGTTTCATGGCCCATACCGACCATCACGTGGGCCGGTTGATCGACAGCCTGGAAGCGTCGGGTGAACTAGAGAATACGCTGGTTTTTTATATGGTGGGGGATAATGGCCCGAGTGCCGAAGGAGGACTCGAAGGGACATTTAGCGAACTCGCGAGCCTGCTGGGGATTCAACTGGGTCTGCAAAGCACGATCCAGCGGTTGGATGAAATTGGCGGTCCGAAAAGCGAGCCGCATGTCCCTGTCGGTTGGGCCTGGGCCATGGCTAGTCCGTTTCAATGGACCAAGCAAGTCGCCAGCCATTTTGGAGGGACACGGAATCCGCTGATTGTGCATTGGCCCAAGGGGATAAAAGCCAAAGGGGAAACGCGCACCCAATTTCATCATGTGATTGACGTGGTGCCAACGATCCTGGAAGCCTGCCAGATTGTCGAGCCAAAAACAGTCAATGGCATTCCCCAAAAGCCCATCGAGGGAATCTCGATGCTGTACAGCTTTGACGGGGCAAAAGAAAAAGACCGCCGCACAACGCAATATTTTGAAATGTTTACCAACCGCGCGATCTATCACGAAGGCTGGGTGGCCTGCAGCCGGTTTGGCGTTCCTTGGGTAACCGCTGGCCGTGACGGGGATTTTTTAAACGTTCCTTGGGAACTATATCACGTTGATCAGGATTTTAGCCAGGCCAATAACCTGGCCGCCCAGGAACCCGCGCGGCTAAAGGAGTTGCAGGCGGTTTTTGTGGCGGAAGCGATGAAATACGATGTTTTCCCCTTAGATGCGCGGAAGTCTGAACGCTTGGACCCCAAATTACGCATCGCGGGAACTCCGCCGACGGAATGGACCTACTTTGGCAATAATGTCTGGCTGCCAGAACCGATCGGCCCGCAAATTTTCCCCCGGCCGCATACGATCACGGCCAAGCTTATCATTCCAGAAGGGGGCGCCGAAGGAGTCGTCGCGTGCGCCGGAGCGTTTTCCGCCGGATGGTCGCTGTATGTCAAGGATGGTCGGCCCCACTTTCGCTATACGCTGTTTGAACTGGCCGACTTGACGATTAGCGGAGAAAAGGAACTTTCGCCAGGACCAGTGACGCTACGCACCGAGTTCATACCCGCAGGCGCTCCCACCGGCGGCGGCAAACTCCGGTTATTTGTCAACGAGCATCCCGTTGGCGAAGGCGTGCTAAAACGGACGTCGTTTCGACATGGGCTGGAACCTTTTGAACTGGGCCGGGATTCAATCACATCGGTCGATCCCGCTTACGCGGACCGGGGCAAATTTGAATTCACCGGAACCATTGAGGAAGTGAAATTTGAATTGAAAAAGTAG
- a CDS encoding tetratricopeptide repeat protein — protein sequence MKLRYFGMWATSVALCCGMVASGGLTAQARPSIGGGGGARMGGGGGMARPSMGGGGMARPNMGGGGMSRPNMGGAGGGGMARPNISRPAPNVNRPSMGNVNRPSTPNINRPNISNPGINRPSLDRPSLGGIPNRPTTRPNLPNINNPGANRPNLPNINNPNIARPNLPNTRPNLPNTRPTLPNRPELPNVNRPSVRPPNLVGPTRPGGGATTLPSLPGNNRPGVNRPNIDRPSLGNINRPGVGNRPDLPTTLPELPNRPNRPNLPDLGLNRPGTKPGLPNRPNLPDLGTNLPNRPNLPNLPNRPGLPNRPEVPIARPELPIIGGNRPGGNWNRPDWNRPDRPNINIGDNINNNWNINNNWNNINIANRPNWDRPGWNNPGWGWGGGGNWHDNWYNNCVNDRWHGWYNGCWHGYWNSSWYRPLPWVATGWGLGAWTSGWGYSTSYYNPYIVSVPQTVVVPYDYSQPVVVNNIQPAADSDGSAAPPPTEDSANEQAVAFFNDGLAKFRAADYAGALTQFDAALKKLPNDPVVHEVRALALFALGDFNSAAAALNSLLSSAPGMDWTTMSGLYGNVDDYTKQLRALESHLKSNPKDAAAAFVLAYHYLVLGSKDAAINTLKAVVELQPKDTTARRMLNALVPPAAPAPVAEDPPADPNAPETNLVGTWRAEAGDTAIELTVTQDSKFSWMATPKGEAPVKLEGDLSSSRDGLVLQTAEQGSMAGKVTALGGDKWRFNLAGAPANDPGLIFQRKE from the coding sequence ATGAAACTTCGTTATTTTGGGATGTGGGCCACTTCCGTGGCGCTCTGCTGCGGCATGGTGGCAAGCGGGGGTTTGACAGCGCAGGCTCGTCCATCGATCGGTGGCGGGGGTGGCGCTAGAATGGGTGGCGGAGGAGGAATGGCCCGCCCTAGCATGGGTGGGGGGGGTATGGCCCGGCCTAACATGGGTGGCGGAGGGATGTCGCGGCCAAATATGGGTGGCGCAGGTGGCGGTGGAATGGCGCGGCCAAATATTTCGCGTCCCGCGCCAAACGTCAATCGGCCCTCGATGGGGAATGTCAATCGTCCCAGTACTCCAAACATTAATCGGCCAAACATCAGCAATCCCGGGATCAACCGCCCGTCGCTCGATCGGCCTTCGCTGGGGGGTATTCCCAATCGTCCCACGACCCGGCCGAATCTGCCGAACATCAATAATCCCGGGGCAAACCGCCCTAATTTACCTAACATCAACAACCCCAATATCGCCCGGCCAAATCTGCCTAATACGCGGCCGAACCTGCCCAATACCCGACCAACACTACCAAATCGGCCAGAGTTGCCAAATGTCAACCGTCCTTCGGTCCGGCCACCCAATCTTGTCGGTCCCACGCGGCCTGGTGGGGGTGCGACCACGCTACCCAGCTTGCCAGGGAATAACCGGCCCGGGGTCAATCGGCCAAATATTGATCGGCCTAGCCTGGGGAATATCAATCGCCCCGGCGTGGGGAATCGCCCGGATTTGCCCACCACATTGCCGGAGCTACCAAACAGGCCAAATCGACCAAATTTGCCTGATCTAGGCTTAAACCGACCTGGCACAAAGCCGGGGCTGCCTAACCGCCCGAATCTGCCTGATCTGGGCACAAATCTCCCAAATCGACCAAACCTGCCAAACCTGCCAAACCGCCCGGGGCTGCCCAACCGGCCTGAAGTGCCCATTGCCCGCCCCGAGCTGCCCATCATTGGTGGAAATCGTCCGGGAGGCAATTGGAATCGTCCTGATTGGAACCGCCCGGATCGTCCCAATATCAATATTGGCGATAACATCAACAATAATTGGAACATCAATAACAACTGGAACAATATCAACATTGCCAACCGGCCTAATTGGGATCGTCCAGGTTGGAATAACCCCGGTTGGGGGTGGGGTGGTGGCGGTAACTGGCATGACAATTGGTACAACAACTGCGTTAATGATCGGTGGCACGGCTGGTATAACGGCTGCTGGCACGGTTACTGGAATAGCAGTTGGTACCGACCGCTGCCGTGGGTAGCCACGGGCTGGGGTCTGGGCGCATGGACGAGCGGTTGGGGTTATAGCACCAGCTATTACAATCCCTATATCGTCTCCGTTCCCCAGACGGTGGTTGTGCCTTATGATTATTCCCAACCGGTCGTGGTTAATAATATCCAGCCCGCCGCTGATAGCGACGGATCGGCCGCCCCTCCCCCCACGGAGGATAGTGCTAACGAGCAAGCGGTGGCGTTCTTTAACGATGGTCTTGCTAAATTTCGCGCGGCGGATTACGCCGGCGCGCTGACGCAGTTTGACGCCGCGTTAAAGAAACTTCCCAACGACCCGGTGGTGCACGAAGTACGGGCTTTGGCGCTCTTTGCCCTGGGTGACTTCAATTCCGCGGCGGCAGCGCTCAATTCTCTGTTATCTTCCGCTCCGGGAATGGATTGGACCACAATGAGCGGCCTGTATGGAAATGTTGATGACTATACCAAACAACTTCGCGCGCTCGAGTCCCACCTCAAGTCCAATCCCAAGGATGCCGCGGCCGCGTTTGTGTTGGCGTATCATTATTTGGTGCTAGGCTCCAAGGACGCCGCTATCAACACGCTCAAAGCGGTCGTGGAATTACAGCCAAAGGACACCACAGCGCGGCGAATGCTCAACGCCCTGGTGCCGCCCGCCGCTCCGGCCCCCGTGGCGGAGGATCCGCCCGCGGACCCCAATGCTCCCGAAACTAATCTCGTCGGTACATGGCGGGCCGAGGCTGGTGACACGGCAATCGAATTGACGGTCACGCAGGATTCAAAATTTTCTTGGATGGCCACGCCCAAAGGCGAAGCCCCCGTCAAACTCGAAGGGGACCTCTCTTCCAGCCGCGACGGCCTAGTGCTACAAACCGCCGAACAAGGCTCCATGGCGGGTAAAGTGACAGCCCTGGGTGGTGACAAATGGCGATTTAACCTGGCGGGAGCTCCCGCCAATGATCCCGGCTTGATCTTTCAGCGCAAAGAGTAA